One part of the Apus apus isolate bApuApu2 chromosome 11, bApuApu2.pri.cur, whole genome shotgun sequence genome encodes these proteins:
- the SALL1 gene encoding sal-like protein 1 isoform X3, translated as MNDTVNNTDQVDCSDLSEHNKLDREESMDVEASSINNSSSKSVNSSIASSNSSTMGTSAVTTSLPHIGDLTTLGNFSVINSNVIIENLQSTKVAVAQFSQEARCNGASNSKLAVPALMEQLLALQQQQIHQLQLIEQIRHQILLLASQNTDMPTSSSPSQGTLRTSANPLSTLSSHLSQQLAAAAGLAQSLASQSASISGVKQLPPIQLPQSNPGNTLIPSSSGSSPNINILAAAVTTPSSEKVASGIGGSQLSNPPVSASSSPAFAISSLLSPASNPLLPQPTPSNSVFSSPLSNIGTPAEDLNSLTALAQQRKSKPPNVTAFEAKSNSDEAFFKHKCRFCAKVFGSDSALQIHLRSHTGERPFKCNICGNRFSTKGNLKVHFQRHKEKYPHIQMNPYPVPEHLDNIPTSTGIPYGMSIPPEKPVTSWLDSKPVLSTLTTSVGLPLPPTIPSLTPFIKTEEPQPIPISHPSTSPPCSVKSDSGTADPTSKISNGLSDEVEVGALPTSNCKMEENSQNTNAVTNMSSSVSSPVADSGSSTVTTFTNPLMPLMSEQFKAKFPFGGLLDSTPASETSKLQQLVENIDKKATDPNECIICHRVLSCQSALKMHYRTHTGERPFKCKICGRAFTTKGNLKTHYSVHRAMPPLRVQHSCPICQKKFTNAVVLQQHIRMHMGGQIPNTPVTENYPESMESDTGSFDDKNFDDIDNFSDENMEDCPDSSVPDTPKSADASQDSLSSSPLPLEMSSIAALENQMKMINAGLAEQLQASLKSVENGSVEGDVLTNDSSSVGGDMESQSAGSPAVSESTSSMQALSPSNSTNDYHKSPSIEEKPVRALPSEFANGLSPTPANSGALDLTSSNTDKIIKEESLSMLFPFRDRGKFKNTACDICGKTFACQSALDIHYRSHTKERPFICTVCNRGFSTKGNLKQHMLTHQMRDLPSQLFEPNSNIGPSQNSSVIPANSLSSLIKTEVNGFVHSSPQDSKEAPSGLVASGPLSSSATSPVLLPTLPRRTPKQHYCNTCGKTFSSSSALQIHERTHTGEKPFACTICGRAFTTKGNLKVHMGTHMWNSTPARRGRRLSVDGPMTFLGGNPVKFPEMFQKDLAARSGNGDPSSFWNQYAAALSNGLAMKTNEISVIQNGGIPPAPGGLGNGGSSPISGLTGSLEKLQNSEPNAPLAGLEKMASNENGTNFRFTRFVEDNKEIVTN; from the exons ATGAATGACACAGTTAATAACACAGATCAAGTAGACTGCAGTGACCTTTCAGAGCATAACAAACTTGACAGGGAAGAATCCATGGATGTGGAGGCTTCCAGCATTAACAATAGCAGTTCCAAGAGTGTCAACAGTAGTATTGCAAGCAGTAACAGCTCCACAATGGGTACCTCAGCTGTAACAACCTCTCTACCTCACATAGGGGATCTGACAACATTAGGCAACTTTTCAGTGATAAACAGTAATGTAATAATCGAAAACCTTCAGAGTACTAAAGTGGCAGTAGCACAGTTCTCCCAGGAAGCAAGATGTAACGGCGCCTCGAACAGCAAGCTTGCTGTCCCTGCCCTGATGGAGCAACTTTTGGCgttacagcagcagcagatccatCAGTTGCAACTGATTGAACAAATTCGTCACCAAATATTATTGTTGGCTTCCCAAAATACAGACATGCCAACATCTTCTAGCCCTTCTCAAGGTACTTTACGAACATCTGCCAACCCCTTGTCCACACTAAGTTCCCATTTATcccagcagctggctgcagcagctggattAGCACAAAGCCTTGCTAGTCAATCTGCCAGCATCAGTGGTGTGAAACAGCTACCCCCTATACAGCTACCTCAGAGCAACCCTGGCAACACTCTAATTCCATCCAGTAGTGGCTCTTCTCCAAATATTAACATATTGGCAGCAGCAGTTACAACACCGTCCTCAGAAAAAGTGGCTTCAGGTATTGGTGGCTCACAGCTCAGCAACCCACCAGTATCAGCATCATCTTCACCAGCTTTTGCAATAAGCAGTTTATTAAGTCCTGCATCTAATCCACTTCTACCTCAGCCCACCCCTAGTAACTCTGTTTTCTCCAGTCCCTTGTCCAATATTGGAACACCTGCAGAGGATTTAAACTCCCTGACTGCCTTggcacagcaaagaaaaagcaagccaCCAAATGTAACAGCTTTTGAAGCAAAAAGTAATTCAGATGAGGCATTCTTTAAGCATAAATGCAGGTTCTGTGCTAAAGTGTTTGGGAGTGACAGTGCCTTGCAGATTCATTTACGTTCTCACACTGGCGAGAGGCCATTTAAATGCAACATATGTGGAAACAGGTTCTCCACAAAGGGAAACTTAAAGGTCCACTTTCAGCgtcataaagaaaaataccctCATATTCAAATGAATCCATACCCGGTGCCAGAGCATTTGGACAATATTCCTACAAGCACAGGTATTCCTTATGGGATGTCTATACCGCCAGAGAAACCTGTCACAAGCTGGCTGGACAGCAAGCCAGTCCTCTCCACCCTGACGACTTCTGTTGGCCTGCCACTGCCACCGACGATTCCAAGCTTGACTCCATTCATCAAAACTGAGGAGCCTCAGCCGATTCCCATTAGCCATCCTTCCACTagccctccctgctctgtcAAGAGTGACTCGGGAACAGCAGATCCAACATCAAAAATTTCCAATGGACTTTCTGATGAGGTAGAGGTTGGTGCTTTGCCTACCTCAAAttgcaaaatggaagaaaattctCAAAACACAAATGCTGTCACTAACATGAGCAGCTCCGTGAGCTCTCCGGTGGCTGACTCAGGCTCCAGCACTGTCACCACTTTTACAAATCCACTGATGCCTCTAATGTCAGAGCAATTTAAGGCAAAGTTTCCATTTGGAGGACTATTGGATTCAACGCCAGCATCTGAAACATCAAAATTGCAGCAACTGGTAGAAAACATAGACAAAAAGGCAACCGATCCTAACGAGTGTATCATTTGCCACCGAGTTCTCAGTTGCCAGAGCGCACTGAAAATGCATTATCGCACACATACCGGTGAGAGGccatttaaatgtaaaatctgTGGTCGCGCCTTCACTACTAAAGGAAACTTAAAGACTCATTACAGTGTCCACCGTGCCATGCCCCCGCTGAGAGTACAACATTCATGCCCGATCTGCCAGAAGAAATTCACCAATGCTGTTGTGCTACAGCAGCATATCCGAATGCACATGGGAGGACAGATCCCCAACACCCCAGTGACAGAAAACTATCCTGAATCAATGGAATCAGATACAGGATCTTTTGATGATAAGAATTTTGATGATATAGACAACTTCTCAGATGAGAACATGGAAGACTGTCCTGACAGCAGTGTGCCAGATACACCTAAATCTGCAGATGCATCACAAGACAGCTTGtcttcttcccctctgcccctggAAATGTCAAGTattgctgctttggaaaatcAGATGAAGATGATCAATGCAGGACTTGCTGAACAACTTCAGGCAAGCTTAAAGTCTGTTGAAAATGGGTCTGTGGAAGGAGATGTTTTGACTAACGATTCGTCATCTGTTGGTGGTGATATGGAAAGCCAAAGTGCTGGAAGCCCTGCTGTCTCAGAGTCTACCTCTTCCATGCAGGCCTTGTCCCCATCCAACAGCACTAATGATTACCACAAGTCACCAAGTATCGAAGAGAAGCCAGTAAGAGCTTTACCAAGTGAGTTTGCCAATGGTTTGTCTCCAACCCCTGCTAACAGTGGTGCTTTGGACTTGACGTCTAGTAACActgataaaattattaaagaagaGTCTCTGAGTATGCTCTTTCCTTTCAGAGACAGAGGTAAATTTAAAAACACCGCATGTGACATTTGTGGCAAAACATTTGCTTGTCAGAGTGCCTTGGACATTCATTACAGAAGTCATACCAAAGAGAGACCATTTATTTGCACAGTTTGCAATCGTGGCTTTTCCACAAAGGGTAATTTGAAGCAGCATATGTTGACACATCAAATGCGAGATCTACCATCACAACTTTTTGAGCCCAATTCCAATATTGGCCCTAGTCAGAACTCTTCGGTTATACCTGCTAATTCACTGTCATCGCTCATAAAGACTGAGGTTAATGGCTTTGTGCATAGCTCTCCTCAGGACAGCAAAGAAGCACCCTCTGGTCTAGTTGCTTCGGGGCCGCTGTCCTCCTCTGCCACGTCCCCAGTCTTGCTCCCCACTCTCCCCAGAAGGACCCCCAAACAGCACTACTGCAACACGTgtgggaaaacattttcttcctccagtGCTCTGCAGATCCATGAAAGGACACACACTGGTGAGAAGCCTTTTGCCTGCACTATATGTGGAAGAGCATTCACAACAAAAGGCAATCTGAAG gtTCACATGGGCACTCATATGTGGAACAGTACTCCTGCACGACGAGGCAGACGACTTTCTGTAGATGGCCCCATGACATTTCTAGGAGGCAATCCTGTAAAGTTCCCAGAAATGTTTCAGAAGGATTTGGCTGCCCGGTCAGGGAATGGAGACCCCTCCAGCTTCTGGAACCAGTACGCAGCAGCACTCTCCAATGGCTTGGCCATGAAGACCAACGAGATCTCTGTCATCCAGAATGGCGGCATCCCTCCAGCGCCGGGGGGCCTTGGCAATGGTGGCAGCTCTCCCATCAGCGGCTTGACTGGAAGCCTGGAGAAGCTCCAGAATTCAGAACCCAATGCACCTCTAGCTGGTCTGGAGAAAATGGCAAGCAATGAAAATGGGACAAACTTCCGTTTTACTCGTTTCGTGGAAGACAACAAAGAAATTGTAACAAATTAG